A stretch of the Aegilops tauschii subsp. strangulata cultivar AL8/78 chromosome 4, Aet v6.0, whole genome shotgun sequence genome encodes the following:
- the LOC109733454 gene encoding cysteine-rich receptor-like protein kinase 37, translating to MNTEGNGQSVLSTLPKELPLDFLRTITNQFSEDRVLGTGAFGTVYTGILPDGQHIAVKRLSENAPLPRDKAITNEVQNIMALKHDNIVKLVGFCHEGQKKVVLNNGRYIVADVFESLLCYEYLPKGSLQKNHFDRSNSMAWDTRFKIIKGICNGLLFLHRIPIIHMDLKPENILLDDNMNPKIADFGLSRLFGQEQTRANTQNVVGSYGYIAPEYLYRGEISTQSDIYSLGLLIIETTTGEKNQPNQNEPSARDFIENVRQNWTDGRIASRYSMLKANDLQEIKVCIKIGLECVQIDRKKRPSIENIVKRLEGRCAN from the exons ATGAATACCGAAGGGAACGGGCAGAGTGTTCTAAGCACATTACCCAAGGAACTACCGTTAGACTTCTTGAGGACTATCACAAATCAGTTCTCAGAGGACCGTGTTCTTGGTACAGGTGCATTTGGAACAGTTTATACG GGAATTCTGCCAGATGGACAACACATTGCTGTGAAGAGGCTTTCCGAAAATGCTCCCCTCCCACGTGACAAAGCAATTACCAATGAGGTTCAGAATATCATGGCTCTCAAACATGACAACATAGTAAAGCTGGTTGGGTTTTGCCATGAAGGACAGAAGAAAGTAGTACTGAACAATGGGAGGTATATTGTTGCAGATGTTTTTGAAAGCCTACTCTGCTATGAGTATTTACCCAAGGGAAGCCTTCAGAAGAACCATTTTG ACAGATCCAATAGCATGGCTTGGGACACACGCTTCAAAATAATCAAGGGGATCTGCAATGGTTTACTTTTCCTTCATAGGATTCCCATTATCCATATGGACCTCAAGCCCGAAAATATATTGTTGGATGACAACATGAACCCAAAAATCGCGGATTTTGGACTTTCCAGGCTCTTTGGCCAAGAACAAACACGGGCGAACACGCAGAATGTTGTGGGATCATA CGGATACATAGCTCCAGAATATTTGTACAGAGGTGAAATCTCCACCCAGTCGGACATATATAGTTTAGGCCTACTAATCATCGAGACTACCACTGGCGAGAAGAATCAACCCAACCAGAACGAACCGTCAGCAAGGGATTTTATTGAAAAT GTACGTCAAAATTGGACAGACGGGCGCATAGCATCCAGATACTCAATGTTAAAGGCAAATGACCTCCAGGAAATAAAAGTATGCATTAAAATTGGTCTAGAGTGTGTGCAGATTGATCGGAAGAAGAGACCTTCCATTGAAAATATTGTTAAGAGGCTCGAAGGACGCTGTGCAAACTGA